The following proteins come from a genomic window of Triticum aestivum cultivar Chinese Spring chromosome 6A, IWGSC CS RefSeq v2.1, whole genome shotgun sequence:
- the LOC123131752 gene encoding uncharacterized protein, with protein sequence MFLAKSKESMQYQVMEGRKGMQESDTAPVVQVPREPAIVINGVPDFPPDFASGSQLAVRDAPRSGVDHRFGEWLVERKVRKWFGDKYYAGQVVRYDSGNNWYTVVYEDGDQEDLEWHELEEILLPLDITIPLNTLVMDKFNHQNIAPDYRTNVASNQMVVRAVNRQQSNNLPLPGWLQASASAGENALVCLKPSDQPKKRGRPRKDRSTSGDIQPVRKTTGDIQPKKRGRPPKEPGEKSIDRRKLETVRAEKLKRESMLLRGPPPGSQSF encoded by the coding sequence ATGTTCCTAGCTAAATCCAAGGAATCGATGCAGTATCAGGTCATGGAGGGGAGGAAGGGCATGCAAGAGTCAgacactgcacctgttgttcaagtACCCAGAGAGCCTGCCATCGTTATCAATGGTGTCCCAGACTTTCCTCCTGATTTCGCATCTGGTTCACAACTTGCAGTAAGAGATGCCCCGCGATCTGGAGTTGATCATCGCTTTGGTGAATGGCTAGTAGAGAGGAAAGTGAGAAAGTGGTTTGGAGACAAGTACTATGCAGGGCAAGTTGTCAGGTATGACAGTGGAAACAATTGGTACACCGTTGTCTATGAAGATGGAGACCAGGAAGATCTTGAGTGGCACGAACTGGAGGAGATCCTGCTACCGTTGGACATAACCATTCCACTCAACACACTTGTGATGGACAAATTCAATCATCAGAATATTGCTCCTGACTACAGAACTAATGTTGCTAGCAATCAGATGGTGGTCAGAGCGGTAAATCGCCAACAGTCAAACAACCTGCCACTACCAGGGTGGCTTCAGGCGTCAGCATCAGCAGGAGAAAATGCTCTAGTATGTCTGAAACCTAGTGATCAACCTAAGAAAAGGGGCAGGCCTCGAAAGGATAGAAGTACATCAGGTGATATTCAACCTGTGCGCAAAACAACAGGTGATATTCAACCTAAAAAAAGAGGCAGACCTCCAAAAGAACCTGGAGAGAAGAGTATTGATAGGCGCAAATTAGAGACTGTCAGGGCAGAAAAACTGAAGAGAGAAAGCATGCTTCTGCGAGGGCCACCACCTGGAAGCCAGTCATTCTAA